One segment of Acidobacteriota bacterium DNA contains the following:
- a CDS encoding carotenoid 1,2-hydratase → MTRIVQGMAMRIALVMMVAMTVAHAQPTDWRRAEPGRVLSVPADHVSHPDYRLEWWYYTGNVTGAEGRAYGYQVTFFRYGLVREPASRSPWAVRDLFMAHVAVTDRATGVHLYEDRINRAGLHWAGARTDRYDVWNETWRVSLDADGRHHLAIDAETFALDLRLEPGKPAVLQGDRGYSRKGSDPGNASHYYSLTRMPTSGTLRIGSKDVRVTGASWMDHEFGSSTLERHVQGWDWFALQLDDGRELMLYRFRRTDGGVDPYSSGTWVAADGASRPLAADAFAIQPRRTWRSPTSHATYPVEWDVSVPGDATRLRVRAVLDAQELVTRRSTGVTYWEGAVEVEGEAAGRPVKGRGYVELTGYAGRPISDVMR, encoded by the coding sequence ATGACGCGAATCGTGCAGGGGATGGCGATGCGCATCGCGCTGGTGATGATGGTGGCGATGACCGTCGCGCACGCGCAGCCAACGGACTGGCGGCGGGCCGAGCCGGGGCGCGTGCTGTCGGTGCCCGCCGATCACGTGTCGCATCCCGACTACCGACTCGAATGGTGGTACTACACGGGCAACGTCACTGGCGCGGAGGGACGTGCTTACGGATACCAGGTGACGTTCTTCAGGTACGGCCTCGTGCGCGAGCCTGCGTCGCGCTCACCGTGGGCCGTCCGCGATCTGTTCATGGCGCACGTTGCCGTGACGGATCGGGCGACGGGTGTGCACCTCTACGAGGACCGCATCAATCGCGCGGGCCTGCACTGGGCCGGCGCCCGCACCGATCGCTACGATGTGTGGAACGAGACATGGCGCGTGTCTCTCGACGCGGACGGTCGTCACCACCTCGCGATCGACGCCGAGACCTTCGCGCTCGATCTCCGGCTCGAGCCGGGGAAGCCCGCAGTCCTGCAGGGGGACCGCGGCTACAGCCGGAAAGGCAGCGATCCAGGCAACGCGTCGCACTACTACTCCCTCACGCGCATGCCGACGAGCGGCACGCTGCGCATCGGCTCGAAGGACGTCCGCGTCACGGGCGCGAGCTGGATGGATCATGAGTTCGGCTCCAGCACCCTCGAGAGACACGTGCAAGGGTGGGACTGGTTCGCGCTGCAACTGGACGATGGGCGGGAGTTGATGCTGTATCGGTTCAGGCGGACCGACGGAGGTGTGGACCCATATTCGTCGGGCACGTGGGTGGCGGCCGATGGCGCGTCGCGCCCACTGGCGGCCGACGCGTTCGCCATCCAGCCGCGGCGGACGTGGCGGTCGCCCACCTCGCATGCGACCTATCCCGTCGAATGGGACGTGTCGGTGCCGGGTGACGCGACCCGCCTGCGCGTGCGAGCCGTACTCGACGCGCAGGAACTGGTGACCCGCCGTTCGACAGGCGTCACGTACTGGGAAGGCGCGGTCGAG
- a CDS encoding nucleotide sugar dehydrogenase, producing MTTTLARITDRSAVVGIIGQGYVGLPLALVFEEAGFRVRGFDLDPKKVDALTRGESYIRHIGSDRVAAAIGRGRFSVTTNFDQLADCDAILICVPTPLGTHREPDLSYIHNTAREIAKRLRKGQLVVLESTTYPGTTDEEVLPILEATGLTCPDDFLLAFSPEREDPGNPHFNTKTIPKVVGGVNAPSTEAAVALYAAGVDKVVPVSSARVAESSKLLENVFRSINIALVNELKITFDRMGINVWEVIEAAKTKPFGFTPFYPGPGLGGHCIPLDPFYLSWKASEYGMWTRFIELAGEVNTSMPRYVVSKVADALNDAQKSVKGAKVLVLGLSYKENIDDDRESPSYELIEYLQDKGALVDYCDPYFPHARHGRRHSLELSSVPCDNATFRRYDALLVSTAHAQFKDPALYAGVPLVVDTRNIVKADPAGPVAVVRA from the coding sequence ATGACCACTACGCTCGCTCGCATCACGGACCGCTCGGCGGTCGTCGGCATCATCGGACAGGGCTACGTGGGCCTGCCTCTCGCGCTCGTCTTCGAGGAAGCCGGCTTCCGGGTCCGCGGCTTCGACCTCGATCCGAAGAAGGTCGACGCCCTCACGCGCGGCGAGTCGTACATCCGGCACATCGGCTCGGACCGCGTGGCCGCCGCCATCGGCCGTGGTCGCTTCTCCGTGACGACGAACTTCGACCAACTGGCCGACTGTGACGCCATCCTGATCTGCGTCCCGACGCCCCTTGGCACGCACCGCGAGCCCGATCTTTCGTACATCCACAACACCGCGCGCGAGATCGCGAAGCGGCTCCGCAAGGGTCAACTCGTGGTGCTGGAGTCCACGACCTACCCCGGCACGACAGACGAGGAAGTGCTGCCGATCCTCGAAGCCACCGGCCTGACATGCCCCGACGACTTCCTGCTCGCCTTCTCGCCCGAGCGCGAGGATCCGGGCAATCCGCACTTCAACACCAAGACCATCCCCAAGGTGGTCGGCGGCGTGAACGCGCCGTCCACCGAGGCGGCCGTCGCCCTCTACGCCGCGGGCGTGGACAAGGTGGTCCCCGTGTCGTCGGCACGCGTGGCCGAGTCGAGCAAGCTGCTCGAGAACGTGTTCCGCTCGATCAACATCGCGCTCGTCAACGAGCTGAAGATCACGTTCGACAGAATGGGCATCAACGTGTGGGAGGTCATCGAGGCGGCCAAGACCAAGCCCTTCGGCTTCACGCCGTTCTATCCGGGACCCGGCCTCGGCGGCCACTGCATCCCGCTCGATCCGTTCTACCTGTCGTGGAAGGCATCCGAATACGGCATGTGGACGCGGTTCATCGAGCTCGCGGGCGAGGTCAACACGTCTATGCCGCGCTACGTCGTGAGCAAGGTGGCCGACGCGCTCAACGACGCGCAGAAGAGCGTCAAGGGCGCGAAGGTACTGGTGCTCGGCCTCTCCTACAAGGAGAACATCGACGATGACAGGGAGTCGCCGTCGTACGAGCTGATCGAGTACCTGCAGGACAAGGGTGCGCTGGTCGACTACTGCGACCCGTACTTCCCCCACGCGCGGCACGGGCGCCGGCACTCGCTCGAGCTGTCGTCGGTGCCGTGCGACAACGCGACGTTCCGCCGGTACGACGCGCTGCTCGTCTCCACCGCGCACGCGCAGTTCAAGGATCCGGCCCTCTACGCCGGGGTGCCGCTCGTGGTCGATACGCGCAACATCGTGAAGGCCGACCCGGCTGGCCCTGTGGCTGTCGTACGTGCCTGA
- a CDS encoding ABC transporter ATP-binding protein yields MRAMLHLHDIRKRYPDQPRDAVAGVSFTVPAGDFVALMGPSGCGKSTLLHVCGAMDRPTAGRVVLAGDDLTTLDDEALTLTRRSRIGFVFQFFNLLPTLTLAENIALPLLLAGRRPVDAIRAARDAGARMGIGARLDAYPAQTSGGELQRTAIARAVVHEPLLLIADEPTGNLDSANGGLVLDLLHALNRELGLTIVLATHDSAIAAGATRVIHLRDGRIAAPDGAAGA; encoded by the coding sequence CTGAGAGCGATGCTGCACCTGCACGACATCCGGAAGCGGTACCCCGACCAACCGCGCGACGCCGTGGCCGGCGTGTCCTTCACCGTGCCCGCCGGCGACTTCGTGGCTCTCATGGGACCGTCGGGGTGCGGCAAGTCCACGCTGCTGCACGTGTGCGGGGCAATGGACCGCCCGACGGCAGGCCGGGTGGTGCTCGCCGGCGACGACCTCACGACCCTTGACGATGAGGCGCTGACGCTGACGCGCCGGTCGCGCATCGGGTTCGTGTTCCAGTTCTTCAACCTGCTGCCCACGCTCACGCTGGCCGAGAACATCGCGTTGCCGTTGCTGCTGGCCGGGCGCCGGCCCGTCGACGCCATCCGGGCCGCGAGAGACGCCGGGGCGCGCATGGGGATCGGCGCACGCCTCGACGCGTACCCCGCCCAGACCTCCGGCGGGGAACTGCAGCGCACCGCCATCGCACGCGCGGTGGTGCACGAGCCGCTGCTGCTCATCGCCGACGAGCCGACGGGCAATCTCGACTCCGCCAACGGCGGTCTCGTGCTGGATCTGCTGCACGCCCTCAATCGCGAGCTCGGGCTGACGATCGTCCTCGCGACCCACGACAGCGCCATCGCGGCGGGTGCGACGCGCGTCATCCATCTGCGCGACGGGCGGATCGCGGCGCCCGACGGCGCGGCCGGGGCATGA
- a CDS encoding FtsX-like permease family protein: protein MTQLFRQVIVRRLATERLRTMVTAVGVAVGIAVVLAIRLTNASALRGFDAALDMTSGRTGLEILGVGGTLDERLIADLDWLRVYGHASPVIDADLVVRTSAFAQRATVDKGDEPTELLRVYGVDVLRDAPLRTYATADAARGTTDILRLLVEPGAIVVTRAFADRHGVTVGDRLVGLVDDRQVSLTVLGLLAADGPAALLDGHFALMDLAAAQDAFGRAGRIDRIDIRLRDGVDVAEAEAAVRARLPDGVNVQRPSRRSAQVERMLAAFHMNLTALSSIALLVGLFLVYNAVSVSVLARRHEIGTLRALGGTSRQVQALFLGEALVFGALGVAAGVPLGRALASAMGSLTSATVATLYVRSAAATPELSGWDVLLAAVIGLPLSLAAAWLPAREAARVPPTAVMRGADRVTARLRNGGVMPAVGVGLIVLAAGLARVPAVDGLPLAGYAAAAALVFGAALLTPPVLRGAARVGRTASFRLLRVGGWLAHANLGGHVSRVAVSVAALATSLAMTVAITVMVGSFRETVIEWVGQTLRADLYVGPATRASGARAVAISQTVEAVVRAHPDVLAVDAFRNLSVTYDDTPITLVAGDVDTLLSHGGLRVKAPVDGRAALQALAGRDVVAVSEPFAMRHDLRVGDRVTLPTPQGPRTFDVAAVFYDYSNDRGVVRMDIAVFTRHFGDRRPAGLAVYLREGADAVAVRDALLRDIEGTAGVFIHSNRALRQEVLRIFDSTFAVTYALQAIAVLVALLGIIGTLMTLVIERRREIAILRALGTSRRQLTTMIVGEAAMLGAIAQGMGLGVGLLLSLILVYTVLVQSFGWTIQWYVPWRALARMSAFVVIATLVAGLYPAWRAMRDVSVVPERDE, encoded by the coding sequence ATGACGCAGCTGTTCCGGCAGGTCATCGTGAGGCGCCTCGCCACCGAGCGCCTGCGCACGATGGTGACGGCGGTCGGCGTGGCCGTCGGTATCGCCGTGGTGCTGGCCATCAGGTTGACGAATGCGAGCGCCCTCCGCGGATTCGACGCCGCGCTCGACATGACGTCCGGTCGCACGGGGCTCGAGATTCTCGGTGTAGGCGGGACGCTCGACGAACGACTCATCGCCGATCTCGATTGGCTGCGCGTGTACGGCCATGCGAGTCCCGTCATCGACGCGGACCTGGTGGTACGAACCTCCGCCTTCGCGCAGCGGGCTACGGTGGACAAGGGGGATGAGCCGACCGAGCTGCTCCGTGTGTATGGCGTGGACGTCCTGCGCGACGCGCCATTGCGCACGTACGCGACGGCAGATGCGGCACGCGGTACGACAGACATCCTCCGCCTGCTCGTCGAGCCCGGCGCCATCGTCGTCACGAGGGCGTTCGCCGATCGCCATGGCGTGACCGTGGGAGACAGACTCGTGGGGCTGGTCGACGACAGGCAGGTGTCGCTCACGGTGCTCGGTCTGCTCGCGGCAGACGGTCCTGCTGCGCTGCTCGACGGTCACTTCGCGCTCATGGACCTGGCTGCCGCGCAGGACGCATTCGGTCGCGCCGGCAGGATCGATCGCATCGACATCAGGCTGCGCGACGGCGTCGACGTTGCCGAGGCCGAAGCCGCCGTGCGCGCGCGACTGCCCGATGGTGTGAACGTGCAGCGCCCGTCGCGGCGCAGCGCGCAGGTCGAGCGCATGCTCGCCGCGTTCCACATGAACCTGACGGCGTTGTCGTCGATCGCGCTGCTCGTCGGCCTCTTCCTCGTCTACAACGCGGTGTCCGTGTCGGTGCTCGCGCGCCGGCACGAGATCGGGACGCTGCGTGCGCTCGGCGGCACGAGCCGCCAGGTGCAGGCGCTGTTCCTCGGCGAGGCGCTCGTGTTCGGCGCGCTGGGTGTTGCCGCCGGCGTCCCGCTGGGACGCGCGCTCGCGAGTGCGATGGGAAGCCTGACGTCGGCCACCGTCGCGACGCTGTACGTCAGATCAGCCGCGGCCACGCCGGAGTTGAGCGGTTGGGACGTGCTGCTCGCGGCGGTCATCGGCCTCCCGCTGTCGCTCGCCGCGGCGTGGCTGCCCGCACGCGAGGCAGCGCGCGTGCCGCCGACGGCCGTGATGCGCGGCGCCGATCGCGTCACCGCTCGCCTACGCAACGGCGGCGTGATGCCAGCGGTGGGCGTCGGGCTCATCGTGCTTGCGGCAGGACTCGCACGTGTGCCTGCCGTGGATGGCCTGCCGCTGGCCGGTTACGCGGCTGCCGCTGCACTCGTGTTCGGCGCGGCGCTGCTGACGCCGCCGGTCCTGCGTGGTGCGGCGCGCGTCGGGCGAACGGCCTCGTTCCGGCTGCTGCGCGTGGGCGGGTGGCTGGCGCACGCGAATCTCGGCGGCCATGTGTCGCGCGTCGCCGTGAGCGTGGCGGCCCTCGCGACGAGCCTGGCGATGACCGTCGCCATCACGGTGATGGTCGGGAGCTTCCGCGAGACGGTCATCGAGTGGGTGGGACAGACGTTGCGGGCGGATCTCTACGTCGGACCCGCCACGCGAGCCAGCGGCGCGCGAGCGGTCGCCATCTCCCAGACCGTCGAAGCCGTCGTGCGCGCACATCCGGACGTCCTAGCCGTCGATGCCTTCCGTAATCTGTCGGTGACGTATGACGATACTCCCATCACGCTGGTAGCCGGTGATGTGGACACGCTGCTGTCGCATGGCGGACTGCGGGTGAAGGCGCCGGTTGATGGCCGTGCGGCGCTGCAGGCCCTCGCCGGCCGTGATGTCGTGGCCGTGTCGGAGCCGTTCGCGATGCGTCATGACCTGCGCGTCGGCGATCGCGTGACGCTGCCCACGCCGCAGGGGCCGCGCACGTTCGACGTCGCGGCAGTCTTCTACGACTACTCGAACGACAGGGGCGTCGTCCGGATGGATATCGCGGTGTTCACGCGGCATTTCGGCGATCGTCGTCCGGCGGGGCTTGCCGTGTACCTGCGCGAGGGGGCGGACGCGGTGGCCGTACGGGACGCGTTGTTGCGCGACATCGAAGGAACGGCTGGCGTGTTCATCCACTCGAACCGCGCGCTCCGTCAAGAGGTGCTGCGGATCTTCGACAGCACGTTCGCCGTCACGTACGCGCTGCAGGCAATCGCCGTGCTCGTCGCGCTGCTCGGCATCATCGGGACGCTCATGACGCTGGTGATCGAGCGCCGGCGCGAGATCGCGATCCTGCGCGCGCTCGGCACGTCGCGCAGGCAGCTCACGACGATGATCGTGGGAGAGGCGGCGATGCTCGGCGCAATCGCGCAGGGGATGGGGCTTGGCGTCGGCCTTCTGCTGTCGCTCATCCTCGTGTACACGGTGCTCGTCCAGAGCTTCGGATGGACCATCCAGTGGTACGTGCCGTGGCGTGCGCTCGCCCGGATGTCCGCATTCGTCGTCATCGCCACGCTCGTCGCAGGGTTGTACCCGGCCTGGCGCGCGATGCGCGACGTCAGCGTCGTCCCGGAGCGCGACGAATGA
- a CDS encoding sigma-54-dependent Fis family transcriptional regulator, with protein MTELREEIERIARTDAKVLITGESGVGKELVARAIHVHSQRADKPFIAMNCAGLPETLLESELFGHVKGSFTGAYRDKPGKLESAHEGTIFLDEVGEMTLRMQGLLLRFLETGELQKVGADRGGRIVNVRLVAATNRNLQDLIAREQFREDLYYRLNVIHFQVPPLRERKEDIPQMIEHFLRRYVSWGGHAVRGFEPEAFHLMVDYAWPGNVRELENVVERLVVTGRHELIRAEDLPTEVKSQRGVGVRPRRERRRTVADDLYKRMIEQRESFWTAVYPLYMEREITKQNMRDLVRKGLEESRGNYKIVCRLFNMDAGDYKRFLNFLRKHDCQLPFKDFR; from the coding sequence ATGACGGAGCTCAGGGAGGAAATCGAGCGCATCGCGCGCACCGACGCGAAGGTGCTCATCACCGGCGAGAGCGGCGTGGGCAAGGAACTGGTCGCCCGGGCGATCCACGTCCACAGCCAGCGTGCCGACAAGCCCTTCATCGCCATGAACTGCGCCGGACTGCCAGAGACGCTGCTCGAATCCGAACTCTTCGGGCACGTCAAGGGGAGCTTCACGGGTGCGTATCGCGACAAGCCGGGGAAGCTCGAATCGGCGCACGAGGGCACGATCTTCCTCGACGAGGTCGGCGAGATGACCCTGCGGATGCAGGGCCTGCTGCTCCGCTTCCTCGAGACCGGCGAGTTGCAGAAGGTGGGCGCCGACCGCGGCGGGCGCATCGTGAACGTGCGGCTGGTGGCGGCCACCAACAGGAACCTGCAGGATCTCATCGCGCGCGAGCAGTTCCGCGAAGACCTGTACTACCGCCTCAACGTCATTCACTTCCAGGTCCCGCCGCTGCGGGAACGGAAGGAAGACATCCCGCAGATGATCGAGCACTTCCTGCGCCGCTACGTGTCATGGGGCGGCCATGCCGTACGCGGGTTCGAGCCCGAAGCGTTCCACCTGATGGTGGACTACGCCTGGCCGGGCAACGTGCGCGAGCTCGAGAACGTGGTCGAGCGACTGGTGGTGACGGGACGGCACGAGCTCATCCGCGCGGAAGACCTCCCGACGGAGGTCAAGTCGCAGCGCGGCGTTGGCGTTCGTCCGCGCCGCGAGCGCCGGCGCACGGTGGCCGACGACCTGTACAAGCGGATGATCGAGCAGCGGGAATCGTTCTGGACCGCCGTGTACCCGCTCTACATGGAGCGTGAGATCACCAAGCAGAACATGCGCGACCTCGTGCGGAAGGGCCTCGAGGAGTCGCGCGGCAACTACAAGATCGTCTGCCGGTTGTTCAACATGGACGCCGGCGACTACAAGCGGTTCCTGAACTTCCTGCGCAAGCACGACTGTCAGTTGCCGTTCAAGGACTTCCGGTAA
- the rfbC gene encoding dTDP-4-dehydrorhamnose 3,5-epimerase gives MIVHATSLPGVLVIEPRVFEDSRGFFLETYHARRYAEAGLDAVFVQDNHSRSVRDTLRGLHFQEQRPQGKLVRVIDGAIWDVAVDIRPDSPTFGRHVGVELTSSNFRQIYVPPGFAHGFCVTSDVAQVEYKCTTYYDAADERGIAWDDPRLSIPWPLPGAPILSARDAANPTLDAWLAAGAPPHDARSR, from the coding sequence ATGATCGTCCATGCCACGTCCCTGCCCGGCGTGCTCGTCATCGAACCCCGCGTGTTCGAAGACTCGCGTGGTTTCTTCCTCGAGACGTATCACGCACGGCGCTACGCCGAAGCCGGACTCGACGCGGTGTTCGTGCAGGACAACCATTCACGATCGGTACGGGACACGCTGCGCGGGCTGCACTTCCAGGAGCAGCGTCCGCAGGGCAAACTCGTGCGAGTCATCGACGGCGCGATCTGGGATGTCGCCGTCGACATCCGCCCGGACTCGCCGACGTTCGGTCGGCACGTGGGTGTCGAGCTCACGAGCAGCAACTTCAGGCAGATCTACGTGCCACCCGGATTCGCGCACGGGTTCTGCGTGACGAGCGACGTTGCGCAGGTGGAGTACAAGTGCACGACGTACTACGACGCGGCCGACGAGCGCGGCATTGCCTGGGACGACCCGCGGCTGTCCATCCCGTGGCCACTGCCGGGCGCGCCGATCCTCTCGGCCCGCGATGCAGCGAACCCGACGCTCGACGCGTGGCTGGCCGCTGGCGCCCCGCCGCACGACGCTCGCTCACGCTGA
- the rfbA gene encoding glucose-1-phosphate thymidylyltransferase RfbA: protein MATLKGIILAGGSGTRLYPVTRGVCKQLVPVYNKPMIYYPLATLMLAGIRDILIITTPEDTAAFQRLLGTGDDLGLSFSYAQQPSPDGLAQAFIIGRDFVGDSRVALALGDNIFYGHGLPDVLEAAATRATGATVFGYLVRDPERYGVVEFDGSDRAISLEEKPATPRSPWAVTGLYFYDNDVLDVAAQLRPSPRGELEITDVNRHYLERGDLHVERLGRGYAWLDTGTHESLLQASQFVQTIEDRQGLMLACVEEIAWRMGYIDAAQLARVAQPMRKNSYGQYLLRLLSQDDAR, encoded by the coding sequence ATGGCTACCCTCAAGGGCATCATCCTCGCTGGCGGTTCGGGCACCCGCCTCTATCCGGTCACCCGCGGCGTCTGCAAGCAACTCGTGCCCGTCTACAACAAACCGATGATCTACTACCCGCTGGCCACGCTCATGCTGGCGGGCATCCGCGACATCCTGATCATCACGACGCCCGAAGACACGGCCGCCTTCCAGCGTCTGCTCGGAACGGGCGATGACCTGGGCCTGTCGTTCTCGTACGCGCAGCAGCCCAGTCCTGACGGCCTCGCGCAGGCCTTCATCATCGGGCGCGACTTCGTCGGCGACAGTCGCGTGGCGCTCGCGCTCGGCGACAACATCTTCTACGGGCATGGCCTGCCGGACGTCCTCGAGGCGGCGGCCACACGCGCAACCGGCGCGACGGTGTTCGGGTACCTGGTGCGCGATCCCGAACGGTACGGCGTCGTCGAGTTCGATGGGAGTGATCGGGCCATCTCGCTGGAGGAGAAGCCTGCCACGCCACGATCGCCCTGGGCGGTGACCGGTCTGTACTTCTACGACAACGATGTGCTCGATGTGGCCGCGCAACTCCGGCCCTCGCCGCGCGGGGAACTGGAGATCACCGACGTGAATCGCCACTATCTGGAACGCGGGGATCTGCACGTCGAGCGCCTCGGTCGGGGCTACGCGTGGCTCGACACGGGCACACACGAATCACTGCTGCAGGCATCGCAGTTCGTGCAGACCATCGAGGATCGGCAGGGACTGATGCTCGCGTGCGTGGAGGAGATCGCCTGGCGCATGGGCTACATCGACGCGGCACAACTCGCTCGGGTGGCGCAGCCGATGCGCAAGAACTCGTACGGTCAGTACCTCCTGCGCTTGCTGTCTCAGGACGACGCGCGATGA
- a CDS encoding UDP-N-acetylglucosamine 2-epimerase: MVFTDSGGIQEETTALGVPCLTFRDSTERPITVTEGTNVLVGTDAQAVPAAVDAALAGRTGARVPEYWDGRAAERIVATLIRSA, from the coding sequence CTGGTGTTCACCGATTCAGGCGGGATTCAGGAGGAGACGACGGCGCTGGGCGTGCCGTGCCTGACGTTCCGCGACTCGACGGAGCGGCCGATCACGGTAACGGAAGGGACCAACGTGCTGGTGGGGACCGATGCGCAGGCCGTGCCGGCGGCGGTCGACGCCGCCCTGGCGGGCCGCACGGGCGCGCGTGTGCCGGAGTATTGGGACGGGCGCGCCGCGGAACGCATCGTTGCCACGCTGATACGGTCAGCGTGA
- a CDS encoding TIGR03790 family protein yields MALLGVVGAASAADVDGRSVLLVVNTRVAASGELAEEYRRLRAVPESQVVTVDVPVDSTIARDAYERDIAGPVARWLADNGATDRITFVVLMPGLPLRVGGTVGRDGTSASVDSELALLYRQMTGAVVARAGRVPNPYFTADAIGATPRPFDRRAYDIYLVTRLDGSTTAATRALLARGRQRASGWQFVVDGRAADRSGAERRWLADVPGRLADVAPRREGLATVFDETAAVATAEGAVTGYYSWGSNDTRTRTPPVSFGPAAVAASFMSADARTLTSPPAQWMPGRWDRRDSFYAGGPEALAVDWLDAGLTGLGAMVGEPYLDAAFRPATLFEAWTRGYTLAESFYMAMPFLSWQAVVFGDPLARAADGTWPSPEATDIDDASGEPALFQARRVAAMRTRLGLPSDAVTARWLAALKANALEPKSGVVRDLLEQVVAEAPRFVAGHVLLADVHTARGDHDLARASYRTVLAIDPNHVIALNNLAYNLAVQAGDVDAAVPLADRLMRLGQTSPTVLDTVGWVWHLAGRSQAAAEVLSRATRTDPTLCDGLDHYAQVLTALGRSAEAARVSAQLIACRAPAAPTPPR; encoded by the coding sequence GTGGCCCTCTTGGGCGTGGTCGGCGCAGCGTCTGCGGCCGACGTCGATGGCCGCTCCGTTCTGCTCGTCGTCAACACCCGGGTCGCCGCCAGCGGTGAGCTTGCCGAGGAATACCGGCGACTTCGTGCCGTGCCGGAATCACAGGTGGTCACCGTGGACGTTCCGGTGGACTCGACGATCGCGAGGGATGCGTACGAGAGGGACATCGCGGGTCCCGTCGCCAGGTGGCTGGCCGACAACGGTGCCACGGATCGCATCACATTCGTCGTCCTGATGCCGGGACTCCCGTTGCGCGTGGGCGGAACCGTCGGTCGTGATGGCACATCAGCCAGCGTCGACAGTGAACTCGCCCTCCTGTACCGACAGATGACAGGCGCAGTCGTAGCGCGGGCCGGACGCGTGCCGAACCCGTATTTCACGGCAGACGCGATCGGGGCGACACCGCGTCCCTTCGATCGTCGCGCGTACGACATCTACCTGGTGACGCGTCTTGACGGTAGTACCACGGCGGCGACGCGCGCGCTGCTCGCGCGTGGCCGACAACGCGCCTCAGGATGGCAATTCGTGGTTGATGGCCGCGCGGCCGACCGCAGCGGCGCCGAGCGCCGCTGGTTGGCCGACGTGCCAGGCCGGTTGGCTGACGTGGCGCCGCGACGAGAGGGGCTGGCCACGGTGTTCGATGAGACCGCCGCTGTTGCGACTGCCGAAGGTGCCGTGACCGGCTACTACAGCTGGGGCTCCAACGATACGCGGACTCGTACACCGCCGGTGTCATTCGGTCCGGCGGCTGTCGCCGCGTCGTTCATGAGTGCTGACGCGCGCACGCTGACGTCTCCGCCTGCCCAGTGGATGCCGGGCCGATGGGATCGGCGCGACTCGTTCTACGCCGGAGGCCCGGAGGCCCTCGCCGTGGACTGGCTCGACGCCGGACTCACGGGACTGGGCGCCATGGTGGGGGAGCCGTATCTCGACGCGGCATTCCGCCCTGCGACATTGTTCGAGGCATGGACACGCGGCTACACCCTGGCCGAGAGCTTCTACATGGCGATGCCGTTTCTGAGCTGGCAGGCCGTGGTGTTCGGCGATCCACTGGCCCGCGCGGCGGACGGGACGTGGCCGTCGCCGGAAGCAACGGACATCGACGACGCCAGCGGTGAGCCGGCGCTCTTTCAGGCTCGCCGAGTCGCGGCGATGCGCACGCGCCTCGGGTTGCCCTCGGACGCGGTCACCGCGCGATGGCTTGCAGCCCTGAAGGCCAATGCCCTCGAGCCGAAATCGGGCGTCGTGCGCGACCTTCTGGAGCAGGTGGTCGCCGAGGCTCCGAGGTTCGTGGCTGGCCATGTGCTGCTGGCCGACGTCCACACGGCTCGTGGCGATCACGACCTGGCGCGTGCCAGCTATCGTACGGTGCTGGCCATCGACCCCAACCATGTCATCGCCCTGAACAACCTGGCGTACAACCTCGCCGTCCAGGCGGGCGACGTGGACGCGGCAGTTCCCTTGGCGGACAGGCTGATGCGACTCGGCCAGACGTCGCCGACCGTCCTGGATACGGTTGGGTGGGTGTGGCACCTGGCCGGACGCAGCCAAGCGGCAGCCGAGGTCCTGTCGCGCGCGACACGAACGGATCCGACACTCTGTGACGGGTTGGACCACTATGCCCAGGTGTTGACGGCTCTCGGTCGATCCGCGGAAGCAGCACGCGTGAGCGCGCAGCTCATCGCCTGTCGAGCGCCGGCCGCGCCGACGCCGCCCCGGTGA